Proteins encoded by one window of Verrucomicrobiota bacterium JB022:
- a CDS encoding glycoside hydrolase family 95 protein — MLTPAAPAEEDPPPVLWYQEPATEWVQALPVGNGRLGAMVFGGIGQERLQLNEDTLWAGGPYDPARPNARDILPGLRNRLNRGEYQEAQDLVQERFMAQPMQQMPYQTIGDLLITTSILETARDYRRELDLDTAIARTTFRAGPTVHVREVFASPVDQVIVVRLSAKNVERPDRTGRLGFTLGFQSPLPATSRVEGDTLVLSGTNTGMQGIEAGLKFETRVRVLLEDGAGEIVPLGQQLRVERAEAVVLLISAATSYVDYQTVNGDPTAKNLLALEKAALRSYDALKADHVREHQRLFHRTTLDLPATTPAAKLPTNERVVAFQEAEDPSLAALYFDYGRYLLISSSRPGSQPANLQGIWNDSINPPWGSKYTININTEMNYWPANPTGLGELNEPLWALLEDLAKTGRRFAWAHYGTGGWVTHHNTDLWRASGPIDSAFYGMWPCGGAWLSTHLWQHYLYTGDRAFLQRAYPIMKGATEFFLANLVEEPKHGYLVTSPSMSPENAHHSGLSIAAGPAMDSQILRDLFAQTAAAAQILGRDADWRQQVLATRDRLPPDQVGSQGQLQEWLEDWDASATDQQHRHVSHLYALFPSNQITPQRTPELSEAARTTLNTRGDRTTGWAIAWRINLWTRLHDGDRAYSILKLLLDPSRTYPNLFDAHPPFQIDGNFGGTSAMVEMLLQSHLPLDPQSLAGESMQFELDLLPALPSAWPDGSVHGLRARGGFEVDLEWKGGQLQQATVRSLLGNKAVLRHGDATREVSLPAGESLTWDGR; from the coding sequence GTGCTCACCCCCGCCGCTCCAGCGGAGGAAGACCCGCCCCCCGTGCTCTGGTACCAAGAGCCGGCCACGGAGTGGGTCCAGGCCCTGCCCGTGGGCAACGGGCGGCTCGGCGCAATGGTTTTTGGCGGCATCGGGCAAGAGCGCCTGCAGCTCAACGAAGACACGTTGTGGGCGGGCGGCCCTTACGACCCGGCCCGCCCGAACGCACGAGACATCCTGCCCGGCCTCCGTAACCGCCTGAACCGGGGCGAGTATCAGGAAGCGCAGGACCTCGTGCAGGAGCGCTTCATGGCCCAGCCGATGCAGCAGATGCCGTATCAGACGATCGGCGACCTGCTCATCACCACCTCCATCCTCGAAACGGCCCGCGATTACCGCCGCGAGCTGGACCTCGATACGGCCATCGCCCGCACGACCTTCCGGGCGGGGCCCACCGTGCACGTGCGGGAGGTCTTTGCGAGCCCGGTGGATCAGGTGATCGTCGTCCGCCTCAGCGCCAAAAACGTGGAACGGCCCGACCGCACTGGCCGGCTGGGCTTCACCCTCGGCTTTCAGTCCCCGTTGCCCGCCACGAGCCGTGTCGAAGGAGATACGCTCGTGCTCAGCGGCACCAACACGGGCATGCAGGGCATCGAAGCAGGCCTGAAGTTCGAAACCCGCGTGCGTGTGCTGCTCGAAGATGGTGCGGGCGAAATCGTGCCGCTGGGCCAGCAACTGCGGGTCGAACGCGCCGAAGCCGTCGTGCTGCTGATCAGCGCCGCCACCAGCTACGTCGACTACCAGACTGTGAATGGCGACCCGACGGCGAAAAACCTGCTGGCCCTCGAAAAGGCCGCCCTGCGCAGTTACGACGCGCTGAAGGCGGACCACGTGCGCGAACACCAGCGCCTCTTTCACCGCACTACGCTCGACCTCCCGGCCACCACCCCGGCGGCCAAACTGCCGACCAACGAGCGCGTAGTCGCCTTTCAAGAGGCCGAAGACCCTTCGCTGGCCGCGCTGTATTTTGATTACGGGCGCTATCTGCTGATCTCCAGCTCCCGCCCCGGCTCCCAGCCCGCCAACCTGCAAGGCATCTGGAACGACTCGATCAACCCGCCCTGGGGCTCGAAATACACCATCAATATCAACACCGAGATGAATTACTGGCCGGCCAACCCCACCGGCCTCGGTGAGCTGAACGAACCGCTCTGGGCCCTGCTCGAAGACCTCGCGAAGACGGGCCGCCGCTTTGCCTGGGCGCATTACGGCACCGGCGGCTGGGTAACGCACCACAATACCGACCTCTGGCGCGCCTCCGGCCCCATCGACTCGGCCTTTTACGGCATGTGGCCCTGCGGCGGCGCCTGGCTCAGCACCCACCTCTGGCAGCACTACCTTTATACGGGGGATCGGGCCTTCCTCCAGCGCGCCTACCCGATCATGAAGGGCGCGACGGAGTTCTTCCTCGCCAACCTCGTGGAAGAGCCCAAGCACGGTTACCTCGTCACCAGCCCCTCGATGTCGCCGGAAAACGCGCACCACAGCGGCCTCTCGATTGCCGCAGGGCCGGCGATGGACAGCCAGATCCTGCGCGACCTCTTTGCCCAGACGGCCGCCGCCGCCCAGATCCTCGGGCGCGATGCCGACTGGCGTCAACAGGTGCTCGCCACGCGCGACCGCCTGCCGCCCGACCAGGTGGGCAGCCAAGGCCAGCTCCAGGAATGGCTCGAAGATTGGGACGCCTCTGCTACCGATCAGCAGCACCGCCACGTCTCCCACCTCTACGCGCTCTTCCCCAGCAACCAGATCACCCCCCAGCGCACGCCCGAGCTGAGCGAGGCCGCCCGCACGACCCTCAACACCCGGGGCGACCGCACCACGGGCTGGGCCATCGCCTGGCGCATCAACCTCTGGACGCGCCTGCACGACGGCGACCGCGCCTACTCGATCCTCAAGCTGCTGCTCGACCCTTCGCGCACCTACCCCAACCTCTTCGACGCGCACCCGCCCTTCCAGATCGACGGCAACTTTGGCGGCACCTCCGCCATGGTCGAGATGCTCCTGCAAAGCCACCTGCCGCTCGATCCGCAGTCGCTGGCGGGCGAATCAATGCAGTTCGAGCTCGATCTGCTGCCCGCCCTGCCCAGCGCCTGGCCCGACGGCTCCGTCCACGGCCTGCGTGCGCGCGGCGGCTTTGAGGTGGATCTGGAATGGAAGGGCGGCCAGCTCCAGCAAGCGACCGTGCGCTCCCTGCT
- a CDS encoding efflux RND transporter permease subunit codes for MAEQDNDQAKKDPMAGQKGIVAWFISHPVAANLIMLLFLAGGLLTAFRAQQEVFPQVELDQVTISVPYPGAGPEEVEEAIILPIEDAVRGVDGVKEVRASASEGSGTVLAELITGTDRQRALNDIKNEVAAIRSFPAQAEEPIITIPDNRTQVISLIFHGEATPQELKMLAEEVRQDLLHQTPITYTELDGLPEPEISIEIPQANLRRYGLSVQDVAQAVDAASIELPAGALETPSGDLRLRVTEEREYGIEFRDVAVIREPNGSVVTLADLGAVVDGFRDEDIAAYFNGERAVRLKIYRVGDQTPLEITGSVRSYLERKRLELPKNLSITTWNDSSEIFRDRIGLLIENGRLGVILVLIILGLFLRPRLAFWVTLGLPISLLGAFIFMPVFDVSINMLSLFAFLLVLGIVVDDAIVVGEAISDRRSQEDNPRLAALLGTKEVLVPVVFAVMTTIVAFSPLLFVPGVAGEFFSEIPLIIIPILLISLVESLLVLPSHLAEHAGDPNKKPEGKGIFARLSRAQNRFSEGFRSWVDAHYPPVIERVLRWRYLTLAAAYGVLIIVIGFVASGYLPTTFIPNISGDRVSVALTMPYGTSQEQTERAMRQIVNGGRAALDEARQQQGDDQQGDIAEGIFAMVGSQATSTAGPGNFGGTPGGSHLAAVEVSLVPGADRAISTRDFADLLREKIGEIPGAETFRVSYDTGPATGSAVSIQLVHSDLRTLEAASAELAERLRRYNGVRDVDDGFQEGKEQIDLTLRPSARARGLTEADLAQQLRGLIFGAEVERQQRGRDELRVYVRLPDDERNTSYLVDNLILRTPQGGEIPLPEAAYFERGHSATTINRQDGRRVAEVTADVDEQVTTGGEITAQVLAAELPELKQRYPGLEQFVSGEQEDQQESMASLQTGMLIALLVMYGLMAVVFNSYLQPFIIMLVVPFGLVGAVIGHLLLGYNLSIISMFGLVALSGVVVNDSLVLVAAVNDRRREGMDLHKALVDAGRRRFRPVVLTSLTTFMGLAPMIFETQVQARFIIPMAISLGFGVLFVTVITLLLVPATYLAAEDARHRVSALVHRARGKEPPPHPSVQGAAPR; via the coding sequence ATGGCCGAGCAAGACAACGACCAGGCGAAAAAGGACCCGATGGCGGGCCAGAAGGGCATCGTGGCGTGGTTTATCAGCCACCCTGTCGCGGCCAACCTTATCATGCTGCTCTTTTTGGCGGGCGGGCTGCTCACGGCCTTCCGCGCACAGCAGGAGGTCTTCCCGCAGGTGGAGCTCGACCAGGTGACGATTTCCGTGCCCTACCCCGGGGCAGGGCCGGAAGAGGTCGAAGAGGCCATTATCCTGCCGATCGAGGACGCGGTGCGCGGGGTCGACGGGGTGAAGGAAGTCCGTGCGTCGGCCTCGGAGGGCAGCGGCACGGTGTTGGCGGAGTTGATTACCGGCACCGACCGGCAGCGGGCGCTCAACGACATCAAGAACGAGGTCGCCGCCATCCGCTCTTTCCCCGCCCAGGCCGAAGAGCCGATCATCACCATCCCCGACAACCGCACGCAGGTCATCTCGCTGATCTTCCACGGCGAGGCCACGCCGCAAGAGCTGAAGATGCTGGCCGAGGAGGTGCGCCAAGACCTGCTGCACCAGACGCCGATCACTTATACGGAGCTGGACGGCTTGCCGGAGCCGGAGATCAGCATCGAGATCCCGCAGGCCAACCTCCGCCGTTACGGGCTCTCGGTACAGGACGTGGCGCAGGCCGTCGACGCCGCCTCGATCGAGCTGCCGGCGGGCGCGCTGGAGACCCCGAGTGGCGACTTGCGCCTGCGCGTGACGGAGGAGCGCGAATACGGGATCGAATTTCGCGACGTGGCGGTGATCCGCGAGCCCAACGGCAGTGTCGTGACGCTGGCCGACCTGGGGGCGGTGGTCGACGGCTTTCGCGACGAAGACATTGCGGCCTACTTCAACGGCGAGCGCGCGGTGCGGCTGAAGATCTACCGCGTGGGCGACCAGACGCCGCTGGAGATTACGGGGTCCGTGCGCTCTTACCTCGAACGCAAGCGCCTGGAGCTGCCCAAAAACCTCTCCATCACCACCTGGAACGACAGCAGCGAGATTTTCCGCGACCGCATCGGCCTCTTGATCGAAAACGGGCGCCTGGGCGTGATCCTGGTGCTGATCATTCTCGGCCTGTTCCTGCGGCCGCGCCTGGCCTTCTGGGTCACGCTAGGGCTGCCGATCTCGCTGCTGGGCGCGTTTATCTTCATGCCGGTCTTCGACGTGTCGATTAACATGCTCTCGCTCTTCGCGTTCCTGCTGGTGCTCGGCATCGTGGTGGACGACGCGATCGTGGTCGGCGAGGCCATTTCCGACCGGCGCAGCCAGGAAGACAACCCCCGCCTCGCGGCCCTGCTAGGCACCAAGGAGGTGCTCGTGCCGGTGGTCTTCGCCGTGATGACGACGATCGTGGCCTTTTCGCCGCTGCTCTTCGTGCCGGGCGTGGCGGGCGAGTTCTTCAGCGAAATCCCGCTCATCATCATCCCCATCCTGCTCATCTCGCTGGTGGAATCGCTGCTCGTGCTGCCGTCTCACCTGGCCGAGCACGCGGGCGACCCGAACAAGAAGCCGGAGGGCAAAGGCATTTTCGCCCGCCTCAGCCGGGCGCAAAACCGCTTCTCCGAGGGCTTCCGCTCGTGGGTGGACGCTCATTACCCGCCGGTGATCGAGCGCGTGCTGCGTTGGCGTTACCTGACGCTGGCGGCGGCCTACGGGGTGTTGATCATCGTGATCGGCTTTGTCGCCAGCGGCTATCTGCCCACGACCTTTATCCCCAACATCTCCGGCGACCGCGTCTCGGTGGCGCTGACGATGCCCTACGGCACTTCGCAGGAGCAGACCGAGCGGGCGATGCGCCAGATCGTCAACGGTGGGCGCGCGGCGCTCGACGAGGCCCGGCAGCAACAGGGTGACGACCAGCAGGGCGACATCGCCGAGGGCATCTTTGCCATGGTGGGCTCGCAGGCCACCAGTACCGCCGGGCCGGGCAACTTTGGCGGCACGCCCGGCGGCAGCCACCTCGCCGCCGTGGAAGTGTCGCTCGTGCCGGGGGCCGACCGCGCGATCTCGACCCGCGACTTTGCAGACCTGCTGCGCGAGAAAATCGGTGAGATCCCGGGCGCGGAGACTTTTCGCGTGAGCTACGATACCGGGCCCGCCACCGGCTCCGCCGTCTCGATCCAGCTCGTCCACAGCGACCTGCGCACCCTGGAGGCAGCCTCCGCCGAGCTGGCGGAGCGCCTGCGCCGCTATAATGGCGTGCGCGACGTCGACGACGGCTTTCAGGAGGGCAAGGAGCAGATCGACCTCACGCTGCGCCCTTCGGCCCGGGCGCGGGGGCTGACCGAGGCCGATCTGGCGCAGCAGCTGCGCGGCTTGATCTTTGGGGCCGAGGTGGAGCGCCAGCAGCGGGGGCGCGACGAGTTGCGCGTCTACGTGCGCCTGCCCGACGACGAGCGCAACACGAGCTATTTGGTCGACAACCTGATCCTGCGTACGCCGCAGGGGGGCGAGATCCCTTTGCCCGAGGCCGCCTACTTCGAGCGCGGGCACTCCGCCACCACGATCAACCGGCAAGACGGGCGCCGCGTGGCCGAGGTGACGGCCGATGTAGACGAGCAGGTGACGACCGGGGGCGAGATCACGGCTCAGGTTCTCGCCGCCGAGTTGCCGGAGCTGAAGCAGCGTTACCCGGGGCTGGAGCAATTCGTCTCGGGCGAGCAGGAAGACCAGCAGGAGTCGATGGCTTCGCTCCAGACGGGCATGCTGATCGCGCTGCTGGTGATGTACGGCCTCATGGCGGTGGTCTTCAACAGCTACCTGCAGCCCTTCATCATCATGCTGGTGGTGCCGTTCGGGCTGGTGGGCGCCGTGATCGGCCACCTGCTGCTCGGCTACAACCTCAGCATCATCAGCATGTTTGGCCTGGTCGCGCTCAGTGGTGTGGTGGTCAACGACTCGCTCGTGCTGGTGGCGGCCGTCAACGACCGCAGGCGCGAGGGCATGGACCTGCACAAGGCGCTGGTCGACGCGGGCCGCCGGCGCTTCCGCCCGGTCGTGCTCACCTCGCTGACCACCTTCATGGGCCTCGCGCCGATGATCTTCGAGACGCAGGTGCAGGCGCGCTTTATAATCCCGATGGCGATCAGCCTCGGCTTTGGCGTGCTTTTCGTGACGGTGATCACTCTCCTGCTGGTGCCGGCGACCTATCTGGCCGCCGAAGATGCCCGCCACCGGGTGAGCGCCCTCGTGCACCGTGCCCGGGGCAAAGAACCGCCGCCGCACCCCTCCGTGCAAGGCGCAGCACCGCGTTGA
- a CDS encoding efflux RND transporter periplasmic adaptor subunit has protein sequence MNQKRAKFLRLGLPVLVLLLAIGITMALFVFKQPPQKEQPQTLGPVVETMTVQRRSEPLEVHGYGSVMPARRAWIQTEVEGKIVELHPAVRPGGRVKAGELLVQVDPRVYRHQVAEAAGQLAQAESELALEEGRQDVAELDWEYYQQNVENEAPADRALALREPQMASARAQVQTAAAQLDRARLQLDKASIAAPFDGFIRQEDAEIGQLVSPQTQLIELIGDDVFWVEASLPVRQLDRLRIPGFNATPGQASRVRVIQELGERRIEREGRVSRLYGDLDENGSMARVLIEVEDPLRLPSAEAEPSETPELPLLLNAYVEVRIETPMERPLVEVPWSALREGNQVYVYREGKLHLQPVDIVWQTPEHFYVGDELQEDDRLVTSPLSNPVQGMKLRRAEEVERQRQQNQQGGPGQESGGQTSTSNASAS, from the coding sequence ATGAATCAGAAACGCGCCAAGTTTCTCCGCCTCGGCCTGCCGGTGCTCGTCCTCTTGCTCGCCATCGGCATCACGATGGCCCTTTTCGTTTTCAAGCAGCCACCGCAAAAGGAACAGCCGCAGACCCTCGGGCCGGTGGTCGAGACGATGACGGTGCAGCGCCGCTCCGAGCCGCTGGAAGTCCATGGCTACGGCAGCGTGATGCCCGCCCGCCGCGCCTGGATCCAGACGGAGGTGGAGGGCAAGATCGTGGAGCTGCACCCGGCCGTGCGCCCGGGAGGTCGCGTAAAAGCCGGGGAGCTGCTGGTGCAGGTGGACCCGCGCGTTTACCGCCACCAGGTGGCCGAGGCGGCCGGACAACTGGCCCAGGCCGAGAGCGAGCTGGCACTGGAAGAGGGCCGGCAGGACGTGGCGGAGTTGGACTGGGAGTATTACCAGCAAAACGTCGAAAACGAGGCCCCGGCCGACCGTGCGCTGGCGCTGCGTGAGCCCCAGATGGCGAGCGCCCGCGCCCAGGTGCAGACGGCAGCCGCCCAGCTCGACCGCGCCCGCCTGCAGCTCGACAAGGCCAGCATCGCCGCGCCGTTCGACGGCTTTATCCGGCAGGAGGATGCGGAGATCGGGCAGCTCGTCTCCCCGCAGACACAGTTGATCGAGTTGATTGGCGACGATGTCTTTTGGGTCGAGGCCAGCCTGCCGGTGCGCCAGCTCGACCGCCTGCGCATCCCGGGCTTTAACGCCACACCGGGGCAAGCCTCCCGCGTGCGCGTGATTCAGGAGCTGGGCGAGCGCCGGATCGAGCGCGAAGGCCGCGTCTCCCGCCTTTATGGCGATCTCGATGAAAACGGCAGCATGGCGCGCGTGCTGATCGAGGTCGAAGACCCCTTGCGGCTGCCCTCCGCCGAAGCCGAACCGAGCGAAACCCCGGAGCTGCCCCTGCTGCTCAACGCTTATGTGGAGGTGCGGATCGAGACGCCGATGGAGCGCCCGCTGGTGGAGGTCCCGTGGTCGGCCTTGCGCGAGGGCAACCAGGTATACGTCTACCGCGAGGGCAAGCTGCACCTGCAGCCGGTCGACATCGTGTGGCAGACGCCGGAACATTTTTACGTGGGCGACGAGTTGCAGGAAGACGACCGCCTCGTCACCTCTCCGCTGTCCAACCCCGTCCAGGGCATGAAGCTGCGCCGGGCCGAAGAAGTCGAACGGCAACGGCAGCAGAACCAGCAGGGCGGCCCCGGCCAGGAGTCGGGCGGCCAAACTTCAACGTCCAACGCTTCCGCGTCCTGA
- a CDS encoding TolC family protein, whose product MSPCFSLRLPILGVAALVLGGCHQASDFHAERPEVPMPGAFREVAQETVPPEQWADIWQEPELADLLAQTFDRNPSWQQAWSQLEVSLAQARQAGAGRLPTLSATGQVQRSKQPIMGPSAALAGGGQQSPGGGQGQDVPDAYTDTTYRAGLAASWEIDLWGRLAAQEAAAERQVAATQAQIEGLAISLAAQVTEAFLQLRTADARLALLQRQLDAVDDQIELLERRVGQGQTSALDLAQQQQTAEQLRGQRYLAQAERDQFAHQLATLTGRPPQNVTFDAAPQLPPLPPLPAPGLPLDLLENRPDLRQAYYEFQASDAQAAAAAREGLPALSLSADLFWQATELENLLDTVFWTLAGEAQQSIFDGGRIAAGEDIARAQADVARLSYAQAWLDALREVADALSQAEQLQSYEASAASQLRQSEQSLELARSRFVNGAIDYLRVLEAEQGLRDAQIALLEARRDRWLNRLQLFRAVASDEALPTAVRNPRASSAS is encoded by the coding sequence ATGTCTCCCTGTTTCAGCCTCCGTCTACCGATTCTGGGGGTGGCCGCACTCGTGCTCGGCGGTTGCCACCAGGCCAGCGACTTCCATGCGGAGCGCCCGGAGGTGCCGATGCCCGGTGCATTTCGTGAAGTGGCGCAGGAAACGGTGCCGCCGGAGCAGTGGGCCGATATTTGGCAAGAGCCCGAGCTGGCCGACTTACTGGCGCAAACCTTCGACCGCAACCCGAGTTGGCAACAGGCCTGGTCGCAACTGGAGGTATCCCTCGCGCAAGCCCGCCAAGCCGGGGCCGGGCGGCTCCCGACGCTCAGTGCCACCGGGCAGGTGCAGCGCAGCAAGCAGCCGATCATGGGCCCCTCCGCCGCGTTGGCCGGGGGTGGTCAGCAGTCGCCGGGCGGGGGACAGGGGCAGGACGTCCCCGACGCTTACACCGACACCACCTACCGCGCCGGGCTCGCCGCCTCGTGGGAGATCGACCTTTGGGGCCGCCTCGCCGCGCAGGAGGCCGCCGCCGAGCGTCAGGTGGCGGCCACGCAGGCCCAGATCGAGGGCCTCGCCATTTCCCTGGCCGCGCAGGTGACGGAGGCCTTCCTGCAACTGCGCACCGCCGACGCCCGGCTTGCCTTGCTGCAGCGCCAGCTCGACGCCGTCGACGACCAGATCGAGCTGCTCGAACGCCGGGTGGGCCAAGGGCAGACGTCTGCGCTCGACCTCGCCCAGCAGCAACAGACGGCGGAGCAGTTACGCGGGCAGCGTTACCTCGCCCAGGCAGAGCGCGACCAATTCGCGCACCAGCTCGCGACCTTGACGGGTCGCCCGCCGCAAAACGTGACCTTTGACGCTGCGCCGCAACTGCCGCCGCTCCCTCCCCTGCCCGCGCCCGGCTTGCCGCTGGATCTGCTGGAAAACCGCCCCGACCTGCGGCAGGCGTATTACGAATTCCAGGCCTCCGATGCCCAGGCGGCTGCAGCCGCTCGCGAAGGCTTGCCCGCCCTGAGCCTCTCCGCAGACCTCTTTTGGCAGGCGACGGAGCTGGAAAACCTGCTCGATACAGTGTTCTGGACGCTTGCAGGCGAGGCCCAGCAGTCGATCTTCGACGGCGGGCGGATCGCGGCGGGGGAAGACATTGCCCGCGCCCAGGCCGATGTGGCCCGCCTCTCTTACGCCCAAGCGTGGCTGGATGCCCTGCGCGAGGTGGCCGACGCCCTCAGCCAGGCCGAGCAGCTCCAGTCTTACGAAGCCAGCGCCGCCTCGCAGCTACGCCAGAGTGAGCAGAGCCTCGAGCTGGCCCGTAGCCGCTTCGTGAACGGTGCCATTGATTACTTGCGCGTGCTGGAGGCCGAGCAGGGTCTGCGCGACGCCCAGATTGCGCTGCTCGAAGCCCGCCGCGACCGTTGGCTGAACCGCCTACAGCTTTTCCGCGCCGTCGCCAGCGACGAAGCCCTGCCCACCGCCGTCCGCAACCCCCGTGCCTCCTCCGCCTCATGA
- a CDS encoding glycoside hydrolase family 15 protein: MSAPFTAEFAPGKPGVAPRWSSTVKDGVGTAFQRESLVWFTLGQGVVKEVFYPTIDTANLRDTGFLVTGPDGFFSEERVDTEHETQILEPGVPFYQVTNTCKQGRYRIHKEIICHPAREVLLQRVRFEALQGRREDYRLYQLINPHLRNSGAHNNALAMDIKGRPYLCAERQGVWLVAACDRPWLARSVGYVGVSDGWQQLKEQGELQERYHRAPDGNVALCGEIELGGSDEWILSALSFGRSAAEGAHHAHASIIEGWQTVCDVYTDAWRDFLKGCSAPDLKAADQDLLHTSRMVLRVHDGKQYPGALVASLSYPWGSHEDGNSESGGYHLVWPRDLAEAALGYLAVDDPQSARQSLIYLLGNQEEDGRWAQNMWLDGSPYWTANQSDETAYALLLAEVLHHADVLKGINVWPAVRKAAEHLLVNGPGTAQDRWEEVSGYPIFTLAAEVAGLIAGAHLARAYGDDAFATLLEETADDWNAFIDDWLYVTDTALTRELEIDGFYPRTVPFAGVSGGDPAGAKVTLANRMEEPYAVPAGELSSADALSLVWLGLRHPNDPRIENTLKAIDATTRCETKAGPGWYRYRYDGYGERPGGEPFEEAGIGRPWPLLTAERANFELTRGNRDEAKRLYETVSRMASRCGLLAEQVWDEDDIPEKCLFNGQPTGSATPLVWAHSSFLQLSRSLHEGKVFGWAPSAHARYVGEDEPPPARAMWRFDTPVPRMQPDRTLRLMLTSPARVRYTTDGWKSQHDLETQANGAIHWADLPTEDLEAGAEVVFTFYWTDSAKWEGKDFTVRVQEW, translated from the coding sequence ATGAGCGCACCGTTCACGGCCGAATTCGCGCCCGGTAAGCCGGGAGTTGCCCCACGCTGGTCCTCGACCGTCAAAGACGGCGTCGGGACCGCCTTCCAGCGCGAAAGCCTCGTCTGGTTCACGCTCGGGCAGGGCGTGGTAAAGGAGGTCTTTTACCCGACGATCGACACGGCCAACCTGCGCGACACCGGCTTCCTCGTCACCGGCCCCGACGGCTTTTTCTCCGAAGAGCGCGTCGATACCGAGCACGAGACGCAGATCCTCGAACCTGGCGTGCCGTTTTACCAGGTCACCAACACCTGCAAGCAAGGCCGCTACCGGATTCACAAGGAGATCATCTGCCACCCCGCGCGCGAGGTGCTGCTCCAGCGGGTCCGCTTTGAGGCGCTGCAGGGCCGGCGCGAAGACTACCGCCTGTATCAGCTCATCAACCCCCACCTGCGTAACAGCGGCGCGCACAACAACGCGCTGGCCATGGACATCAAGGGCCGCCCCTACCTCTGTGCCGAGCGGCAGGGCGTGTGGCTGGTCGCTGCCTGTGATCGCCCGTGGCTGGCCCGCTCCGTCGGCTACGTGGGCGTGAGCGACGGTTGGCAGCAGTTGAAGGAGCAGGGCGAGCTGCAAGAGCGTTACCACCGGGCGCCCGACGGCAATGTCGCCCTCTGCGGCGAAATCGAGCTGGGCGGCAGCGACGAGTGGATCCTCTCCGCACTCTCCTTTGGCCGGAGCGCGGCAGAAGGCGCACACCACGCACACGCCTCCATCATCGAAGGCTGGCAGACCGTCTGCGACGTCTACACCGACGCCTGGCGCGACTTTCTCAAGGGCTGCAGCGCGCCCGACCTCAAGGCAGCCGATCAGGACCTGCTCCACACCAGCCGCATGGTCCTGCGCGTGCACGACGGCAAGCAATACCCCGGCGCGCTCGTCGCCAGCCTGTCTTACCCCTGGGGCTCGCACGAAGACGGCAACAGCGAATCCGGCGGCTACCACCTCGTGTGGCCGCGCGACCTGGCGGAGGCCGCGCTGGGCTACCTGGCGGTCGACGACCCGCAGTCGGCCCGGCAATCGCTGATCTACCTGCTGGGCAACCAGGAGGAAGATGGCCGCTGGGCGCAAAACATGTGGCTCGACGGCAGCCCCTACTGGACCGCCAACCAGTCCGACGAAACCGCCTACGCGCTGCTCCTGGCCGAAGTGCTCCACCATGCCGACGTGCTCAAAGGCATCAACGTCTGGCCCGCCGTGCGTAAGGCGGCCGAGCACCTGCTCGTCAACGGCCCCGGCACCGCGCAAGACCGCTGGGAAGAAGTCAGCGGTTACCCCATCTTTACCCTCGCAGCGGAAGTGGCCGGCCTCATCGCCGGCGCACACCTCGCCCGCGCCTATGGCGACGACGCCTTCGCCACCTTGCTCGAAGAAACGGCGGACGACTGGAACGCCTTTATCGACGACTGGCTCTACGTGACCGATACCGCCCTCACCCGCGAGCTGGAGATCGACGGCTTTTACCCGCGCACCGTGCCCTTTGCCGGTGTCTCGGGCGGCGACCCCGCAGGCGCGAAAGTCACGCTGGCCAACCGCATGGAAGAGCCCTACGCCGTGCCCGCAGGCGAGCTGTCGAGCGCCGACGCGCTGTCACTCGTCTGGCTCGGGCTGCGCCACCCCAACGACCCCCGGATCGAGAACACGCTGAAGGCCATCGACGCGACGACCCGTTGCGAGACGAAGGCCGGGCCCGGCTGGTATCGCTACCGCTACGACGGCTATGGCGAGCGCCCGGGCGGCGAACCGTTTGAGGAGGCTGGCATCGGTCGCCCCTGGCCCCTGTTGACCGCCGAGCGCGCCAACTTCGAGCTGACCCGCGGCAATCGCGACGAGGCCAAGCGCCTTTACGAGACCGTCTCCCGGATGGCCAGCCGCTGCGGCCTGCTGGCCGAACAGGTGTGGGACGAGGACGACATCCCGGAGAAGTGCCTCTTCAACGGGCAGCCTACCGGCTCCGCGACCCCGCTGGTGTGGGCCCATTCCAGCTTCCTCCAGCTCTCGCGCTCGCTGCACGAAGGCAAGGTCTTTGGCTGGGCCCCCTCCGCCCACGCCCGCTACGTAGGCGAAGACGAGCCGCCGCCCGCCCGCGCGATGTGGCGCTTCGATACGCCCGTGCCCCGTATGCAGCCCGACCGCACGCTACGCCTCATGCTCACCAGCCCGGCCCGCGTCCGCTACACGACCGACGGCTGGAAATCGCAGCACGACCTCGAGACCCAGGCCAATGGCGCCATCCACTGGGCCGACCTCCCGACCGAAGACCTCGAAGCAGGCGCCGAAGTCGTCTTCACCTTCTACTGGACCGACTCCGCCAAGTGGGAAGGCAAAGACTTCACCGTGCGCGTGCAGGAGTGGTAG